The following are encoded in a window of Amaranthus tricolor cultivar Red isolate AtriRed21 chromosome 2, ASM2621246v1, whole genome shotgun sequence genomic DNA:
- the LOC130805813 gene encoding uncharacterized protein LOC130805813: protein MEKLLEEGHVSTNCREGIQLGASSTGNYGAPSFSGNIQSIAARRTAGLHAISNHVDNLHQAFEGKVFLKVSPTRGVQRFGVRGKLSPKFIGPFEILRRVGEVSYELALPPSLAKVHNVFHVSQLRKYVHDPSHVLAHEPLLIEESLVYEERPIRILDTRVKELRNSRIPLVKVLWSNHGVEEATWEKEIDMRERYPNLFESNEDGA from the exons ATGGAGAAACTTTTAGAG gagggtcatgtttccactaactGCCGAGAAGGGATCCAGTTGGGAGCTAGTAGTACTGGTAATTATGGAGCTCCTAGTTTTTCAGGAAATATTCAGAGTATTGCAGCTAGGAGGACTGCCGGTTTGCACGCTATTAGCAACCATGTAGACAATCTTCATCAGGCGTTTGAGGGTAAG gttttcctaaaggtttcacctacaagaggtgtccagcgttttggagttcgaggaaagttgagtccaaaatttattggaccttttgagatcctaaggagagtcggggaagtttcttatgagttggctttacctccaagtttagcaaaagttcataatgtgttccatgtttcacagttgaggaagtatgttcacgatccgtctcatgttctagctcacgagccacttttgattgaggagtctttggtgtatgaggaacgaccaatcaggatcttagatacccgagtaaaagagttgagaaattcgaggattccattggtcaaggttttgtggtcaaaccacggggttgaagaggcgacttgggaaaaagagatcgacatgagagagcgttatcctaacctttttg aatcaaatgaagatggagcttga
- the LOC130805814 gene encoding uncharacterized protein LOC130805814: MQGTINELAREYEVCRKTITRLWKEVQKQRKNNNTTINLNNKRVGRQAPKKIQFDEEKFKSIKFELKDTQHSVAKQMEVSQSMVCGWKKDKVIRKHTNAIKPTLNDNNKLHRLGFALSKLQYDEQNDSFKFKLHTNIIHIDEKHFYLTRESQTYYLAPGEVEPHRKCQPKRFIPQIMFMCAVANPNFFNK, from the coding sequence ATGCAAGGTACAATTAATGAACTTGCAAGAGAGTATGAAGTGTGTAGGAAAACAATCACGAGATTATGGAAAGAAGTTCAAAAgcaaaggaaaaacaacaacACAACTATCAACCTCAACAACAAGAGGGTTGGGAGACAAGCAcccaaaaaaattcaatttgatgAGGAGAAGTTTAAGTCCATCAAATTTGAGCTAAAAGACACTCAACATTCAGTTGCAAAGCAAATGGAGGTATCACAGTCAATGGTTTGTGGGTGGAAGAAAGACAAAGTAATTAGAAagcacacaaacgcaatcaaaccCACACTTAATGATAACAACAAACTACACAGGTTAGGTTTTGCATTATCTAAGTTGCAATACGATGAACAGAATGATTCTTTCAAGTTTAAGCTGCATACTAACATTATTCATATTGATGAAAAGCATTTCTATCTAACCCGAGAATCACAAACTTACTACCTAGCACCGGGTGAAGTTGAACCACATAGGAAATGTCAGCCCAAAAGATTCATCCCACAAATAATGTTCATGTGTGCTGTTGCAAatccaaatttttttaacaaatag
- the LOC130806083 gene encoding fimbrin-5, with product MSGYEGVLVSDTQLQSQFTQVELRGLKSKYSALQSRSGHVTVSDLPPVFAKLKGINGIYPESEVRAVLEDSYPDMTHEIDFESFLREYLGFQGRASGKGTGYKRATSILRQSTTTHFHVISESEKESYVTHINHHLAEDPFMQKFLPIDPKTNQLFDLVKDGVLLCKLINLAVPGTIDERAINTKKTQNPWERNENHTLCLNSAKAIGCTVVNIGTQDLVEGRPHLVMGLISQIIKIQLLSDLNLKKTPQLVELVEDNQDVEEFMNLPPDKVLLKWMNFQLKKAGYQKEVTNFSTDLKDGEAYAHLLNVLAPEHSTTTTLETKDPTQRAKLIVEQAEKLDCQKYISPKDIVEGSTNLNLTFVAQIFQHRNGLTAEVDTEKISLTHVLDDDLETSREERCFRLWINSLGVATYVNNLFEDVRPGWVLLEVLDKVSPGSVNWKHASKPPIKMPFKKVENCNQVIDIGKSMNFSLVNVAGNDIVQGNKKLIIAFLWQLMRFTIIQLLKNLRSFSQVREITDADILDWANKKVKSSGKSSQIDSFKDKSLSTGIFFLELLSAVQPRVVDWSVVTKGENDEDKKLNASYIISVARKLGCSIFLLPEDIVEVNNKMILTLIASIMYWSLQKKPDQLAILQETEEASSSVEEAEPQEEG from the exons ATGTCGGGTTATGAGGGTGTGCTTGTTTCTGATACTCAATTGCAAAGTCAATTCACCCAAGTGGAGCTTCGTGGCCTCAAATCTAAG TATTCTGCATTACAATCTCGTTCTGGTCATGTTACAGTATCCGATTTGCCGCCAGTTTTCGCTAAACTTAAGGGAATCAATGGAATTTATCCGGAAAGTGAAGTTAGAGCTGTATTGGAGGATTCATATCCCGATATGACTCACGAGATCGATTTCGAATCGTTTTTAAGG GAATATCTTGGCTTTCAAGGTCGAGCCAGCGGGAAAGGTACAGGTTATAAACGAGCTACTTCAATTCTAAGACAATCTACAACTACCCATTTTCATGTCATTAGCGAATCGGAGAAGGAATCTTATGTTACTCATATTAACCATCATCTGGCGGAGGATCCTTTCATGCAAAAATTTCTACCCATTGACCCGAAAACAAATCAGCTATTTGATCTTGTAAAAGACGGAGTTCTTTTGTG TAAGTTGATTAATCTTGCTGTGCCGGGAACGATAGATGAAAGAGCTATTAACaccaaaaaaactcaaaatcccTGGGAGAGAAATGAGAATCATACACTTTGTCTTAACTCTGCAAAGGCTATCGGCTGCACAGTCGTTAACATTGGCACACAAGACTTGGTTGAGGGACGG CCTCATCTTGTAATGGGATTGATTTCACAAATAATTAAG ATTCAATTGTTATCCGACCTCAACTTGAAGAAGACACCTCAACTTGTGGAGTTAGTGGAGGATAATCAG GATGTGGAGGAATTCATGAATTTGCCTCCAGATAAGGTCTTGTTGAAATGGATGAACTTCCAACTGAAGAAAGCGGGATATCAAAAGGAGGTGACGAACTTCTCCACCGATTTGAAG GATGGTGAAGCTTATGCGCATTTACTTAATGTTCTTGCTCCTGAACATAGTACGACCACTACTTTGGAAACTAAAGATCCTACACAAAGAGCAAAATTGATTGTGGAGCAAGCAGAAAAGTTGGATTGCCAGAAATATATTAGTCCAAAGGATATTGTCGAGGGGTCAACGAATTTGAATCTTACTTTTGTTGCTCAGATTTTTCAACACAG AAATGGTCTGACTGCAGAGGTTGATACTGAGAAGATATCGCTCACCCATGTTCTAGACGATGACTTGGAAACTTCGAGGGAAGAGAGATGCTTCCGACTTTGGATCAATAGTCTTGGAGTTGCAACGTATGTCAATAATTTGTTTGAGGACGTTAGACCAGG GTGGGTTCTTTTGGAAGTGCTGGATAAAGTTTCCCCAGGATCAGTTAATTGGAAGCATGCCAGTAAACCTCCTATCAAGATGCCGTTCAAAAAAGTCGAAAACTGCAATCAAGTCATCGATATTGGAAAAAGCATGAACTTCTCCCTTGTTAACGTTGCTGGAAATGACATCGTACAAGGAAACAAGAAGCTCATTATAG CATTCCTCTGGCAGTTGATGAGGTTTACAATAATCCAACTGCTAAAAAATTTGAGATCGTTCTCACAAGTAAGGGAGATAACAGATGCAGATATTCTTGATTGGGCAAACAAAAAGGTCAAGAGTTCGGGCAAATCTTCTCAAATCGATAGCTTCAAG gATAAAAGCTTATCCACCGGTATATTCTTCCTGGAACTTCTTAGTGCAGTGCAGCCAAGAGTCGTTGATTGGTCAGTTGTGACCAAAGGAGAAAATG ATGAGGATAAGAAGCTGAATGCATCTTACATAATCAGTGTCGCGAGAAAGCTCGGATGTTCTATATTCTTGTTGCCTGAGGATATCGTTGAG GTAAACAATAAGATGATTCTTACCTTAATTGCAAGCATTATGTACTGGAGTCTTCAGAAGAAACCAGATCAGCTGGCTATCCTACAAGAAACTGAAGAGGCTTCCTCTTCTGTTGAAGAAGCTGAGCCCCAAGAAGAGGGATGA